A region of Reichenbachiella carrageenanivorans DNA encodes the following proteins:
- a CDS encoding alpha/beta hydrolase, with protein sequence MKSYIILTLCLLVVASKSFGQGTTLSLWEGKVPNQRVTDEQETRRQDDIFWVGNVQAPALDVYLPAPRAATGKAVIICPGGAYHHLAYDWEGTDIAKWFNSKGITAFVLKYRLPESKSLVERHKAPLQDAQRAMRLVRKNAKQWNIDPSQIGIMGFSAGGHLASTLGTHYDEVLSTPQDSIDALSARPDFMILVYPVITMQEAYTHTGSRDNLLGAKPDTSLLDEYSNELHVNANTPPTFIVHAMDDEPVPVMNSLLFYQALVSNGVMSEAHFYPEGGHGFALAIGKGYLQNWPNLLLDWIDSLK encoded by the coding sequence ATGAAATCATATATAATACTTACCCTTTGTTTACTTGTAGTTGCCAGTAAGAGCTTTGGACAAGGAACGACACTCTCACTCTGGGAAGGCAAAGTGCCCAATCAGCGGGTCACGGACGAGCAAGAAACTCGCAGGCAGGATGATATATTTTGGGTAGGCAATGTGCAAGCGCCTGCCTTGGACGTGTATCTGCCTGCGCCCAGAGCAGCTACAGGTAAGGCGGTAATCATCTGCCCAGGGGGTGCCTATCATCACCTGGCATACGACTGGGAAGGAACAGATATTGCCAAGTGGTTTAATTCAAAAGGCATCACGGCGTTTGTGTTGAAATACAGATTGCCAGAATCAAAATCATTAGTCGAAAGACACAAAGCGCCACTACAAGATGCACAGCGAGCCATGAGGCTTGTGAGAAAAAATGCAAAGCAATGGAACATTGACCCAAGTCAAATCGGCATTATGGGCTTTTCGGCTGGTGGGCATTTGGCATCGACGCTAGGCACGCATTACGACGAGGTGCTCAGTACCCCACAGGATAGCATCGACGCGCTCAGCGCCAGACCCGATTTTATGATATTGGTCTATCCCGTCATCACTATGCAAGAAGCTTACACCCATACAGGGTCGAGAGACAACTTACTAGGGGCTAAGCCCGATACGTCTCTTCTGGACGAATATTCTAATGAATTGCATGTAAATGCCAATACGCCTCCGACCTTCATCGTGCATGCTATGGATGATGAGCCCGTGCCTGTAATGAACAGTTTACTGTTTTACCAAGCCTTGGTCTCAAATGGTGTGATGTCGGAAGCTCACTTTTATCCAGAAGGCGGGCACGGCTTTGCTTTAGCCATAGGCAAAGGGTATTTGCAAAACTGGCCCAATTTGCTTTTGGATTGGATAGACAGCTTGAAATAA
- a CDS encoding alpha/beta hydrolase has protein sequence MRYTFFILVMTIIYTPTCYAQEKTLYKQVDTTELFLEVYYPSQVEEAKAYPALVFFFGGGWISGDRMHFIHHAEYFAQRGLVCFLVDYRTKNQNGTTPFESLKDAKSAMRFIRKNAERFHVDSTQIIASGGSAGGHLAAATALVEGYNDDGDDSSQSCIPDALVLFNPVIDNGPGGYGYGRIGEDYRFFSPLHNIKKGAPPTLIMLGTNDKLIPVVTAQYYQKVMDVVGSRCDLRLYEGGTHGFFNYGHGKFYEQTLMDVDSFLVSLGYLNK, from the coding sequence ATGAGATATACTTTTTTCATTTTGGTGATGACGATTATCTACACCCCAACGTGCTATGCACAAGAGAAAACACTATACAAGCAAGTGGATACTACGGAATTATTCTTGGAGGTATATTATCCTAGTCAAGTAGAAGAAGCCAAAGCTTATCCTGCGTTGGTTTTCTTTTTTGGAGGAGGATGGATCAGTGGTGACCGAATGCATTTTATCCATCATGCAGAGTATTTTGCTCAGAGGGGTTTAGTTTGTTTTTTAGTTGATTACCGAACTAAAAATCAAAACGGAACGACTCCTTTTGAGTCACTTAAGGATGCTAAATCTGCTATGAGATTCATTAGAAAAAATGCAGAAAGGTTCCATGTCGATTCGACTCAAATCATTGCTTCTGGTGGTTCGGCTGGGGGGCATTTGGCTGCTGCTACGGCATTAGTGGAGGGGTATAATGACGACGGGGATGATTCCTCTCAAAGTTGTATACCAGATGCATTGGTGCTTTTTAACCCAGTGATTGATAATGGCCCTGGAGGATATGGGTATGGAAGAATCGGAGAAGATTACAGGTTCTTTTCTCCACTACACAATATCAAAAAAGGAGCTCCTCCTACGCTTATCATGCTAGGTACTAATGACAAGCTTATTCCAGTAGTAACGGCTCAGTATTATCAAAAAGTAATGGATGTGGTCGGAAGTAGGTGTGATTTGCGCCTATATGAAGGAGGAACGCATGGGTTTTTCAACTATGGGCATGGCAAGTTTTATGAGCAAACGTTGATGGATGTAGATAGCTTTTTAGTTTCTCTGGGATACCTCAACAAGTAA
- a CDS encoding aldose epimerase family protein has protein sequence MNQLNISFTLIILCISCRQNPEAIKLIDNANFQEVVDEKDVDLYTLKNQSGLTAQITNYGGRVVSLWVPDKNGNFADIVLGYDSLQGYLVSSEIYFGALIGRYGNRINKGQFTLQDSTYSLATNNGDHHLHGGDKGFNNVVWDAIQVSDVELKLHYLSKDGEEGYPGNLDVVVTYKLTDNNELEINYVATTDRATPVNLTHHSFFNLHGAGQGSINDHILQINATKYTPVTDGLIPTGTVEEVLNTPFDFTAPMPIGARVNSNHQQLNYGYGYDHNFILDGEGMKLAATVVDPISMRKMEVFTDEPGLQFYGGNFLSGKEVGKGDLPYEYRTAFCLETQHFPDSPNQDHFPSTILAPGETYTSTCIYKFSVQ, from the coding sequence ATGAATCAATTGAATATTTCATTTACGTTAATAATTTTATGTATTTCTTGTCGCCAGAATCCAGAGGCGATAAAATTGATTGACAATGCTAATTTTCAAGAGGTAGTCGATGAGAAAGACGTGGATTTATATACGTTGAAAAATCAATCCGGCCTAACCGCCCAAATCACGAATTATGGCGGTAGAGTAGTGAGCTTATGGGTACCCGATAAAAATGGAAATTTTGCTGATATTGTATTGGGTTATGATTCCCTGCAAGGTTATTTGGTATCCAGCGAAATTTATTTCGGGGCACTGATCGGGCGATACGGCAATCGAATAAACAAGGGGCAGTTTACACTTCAAGATTCTACCTACTCACTGGCAACCAATAATGGCGACCATCATCTGCATGGTGGCGACAAAGGTTTCAACAATGTCGTTTGGGATGCCATTCAGGTTTCTGATGTAGAGTTGAAACTGCATTATCTGTCGAAAGATGGCGAAGAAGGTTATCCTGGCAATTTAGATGTAGTAGTGACTTATAAACTGACAGATAATAATGAATTGGAGATTAACTATGTAGCGACCACAGATCGGGCAACCCCTGTCAATCTTACTCATCATTCATTTTTCAACTTGCATGGGGCAGGCCAAGGCAGTATCAATGATCACATATTGCAAATTAATGCAACAAAATACACCCCTGTGACAGATGGGCTTATCCCGACGGGTACGGTAGAGGAGGTTCTGAACACGCCGTTTGATTTTACTGCGCCTATGCCAATTGGAGCACGAGTGAATAGCAATCATCAACAATTGAATTATGGCTATGGATATGATCACAATTTTATTTTGGATGGAGAGGGGATGAAATTGGCAGCCACTGTCGTAGATCCAATTTCTATGAGAAAAATGGAAGTATTTACAGATGAACCAGGTTTACAATTCTATGGGGGGAATTTTTTGAGTGGGAAAGAAGTAGGAAAAGGAGACTTGCCTTATGAGTATAGAACTGCCTTTTGTTTGGAAACCCAACATTTTCCAGACAGTCCTAACCAAGACCATTTTCCTTCTACTATTTTAGCACCTGGCGAAACATATACTTCTACTTGCATCTATAAGTTCAGTGTGCAGTAG
- a CDS encoding Ig-like domain-containing protein, translating into MMKKITILTISLLWTLLGHAQWESINPGAGGQVQDIVCDPNTPNRVFLASDMEGIYESLDNGQSWHPKGHLKQNRVYAVAVTPGNSNKMFVGTLYGLEVSSDGGDHFDLVGISKKFSIGAIAVSPSNPNLVIAAVGWRDDGDFAGNFGMSKNGQIITYRSTNGGSTWQQVNVGGSSERNVYSIQFEKNNANVAYMGTSQGVFKTTNGGSSWFALGGNPGTNTGVALSPNGQTLYGTFNHDLYVTSTSSINWQLKMSGLDGSANYWYPEVDPRSTGSSHKVTMAILGSRPGLYEGTFNWSGNNLSSYSWKKIWEGVSGYDTGWDQATPNPRVAHYTPTTWSRALWSTTNQTIFQATPNSSTWGWNWNNKYCIPNNNFNLGGNPTYASRGTASTYTYDIAMHDNYMIQTMADNGWVESWDGGYSWSNMQMRWKGQQSDAQSVDIGYDNGKYIAITESAPSCYGGACFTGGRLWTKILNTHSPSDEWVQVANSVKGAGGQINGGQYRDIAVSPVKRDRVFAASNDNGVYLIDDLWAAANGASNLQYIGMAGIRTKKIAPHPTNADVVFISSNSGGGQGVYKGQKNGGSWSFNKILDGSGWDAEVDVWEHNGQVYLFYFGNIGGEYKGMLSMDQGNSWNTVITSATAKGLNTPSWYGQVSGDFRFQSKGGIAGYDNKIIVNYYDHRQQQTYGVYRGTINGSNNVSWENWSGDIHFGGFTSARVKVASDGKRYFIASTAGAGAVRREIDGTGTIVPTSVSISGCSGSALSVGATMNLNETVSPSNATNKSVSWSSSNTSVATVSSSGLVTAVAAGSATITVTTNSGNKTATCGVTVSGGSGGGCSNPNLVSNGEFDSGVSDWNLYVNTGASANASSSQVSGAGLSGSQAAKVTISNGGGGNNDVQFYKVIGTLQSGKTYTVSFKAKSSSNRSITAGILKDISPWTGYKYETINLTNAVTDYSFEFAMSANESNARIDFFMGGGNPDVWIDAVLVQEKCEGGTGPILQTGVTISGCSGSALSIGATMDLDESVSPSNADDKSVTWSSSNTSVATVNGSGVVTAVAAGSATITVTTNSANKTASCNVTVSAPSGGNSLTIRARLTGGSSDNLQVRVNDNTVHTFSISGSSFANYTTSLSIAGNLKIYFPDNGTDIEVDYIIVDGVTYQAEDQPINTSAWQNGSCGGGGFSQWMHCPGYIDFGSLNGGGSNVSVSGVVIGNCSSPSLSVGATFDFNETVSPSNATNKSVTWNSSNTNVATVNGSGVVTTVSPGSANITVVTADGGFSAGCMVTVTGGGGASSYRYLRVTAYGTVQLESTIQQIHWLVGSADYPNPKITWNTQGQVTSSNNASNDYAAYDNTNGGWAVGTSYPAWITIDLGAGNEILPTEIQIKANAANRGFSAFDCHGSNDNSNWTMLHSESGLTSADYPNTWGNFSFGSSGRLRDAESEKSADLNTQVVYPNPLKQGQTLTILLQKSAQFVEIITLQGKEVLKVDVTGLDQYQVLIDERHFTSRGLYLIRIKSGDDFITKKLSIK; encoded by the coding sequence ATGATGAAAAAAATTACAATTTTAACCATCTCCTTGCTATGGACACTATTAGGACATGCGCAGTGGGAGTCGATCAATCCTGGTGCGGGAGGCCAGGTGCAAGATATCGTGTGCGATCCCAATACGCCCAATCGGGTGTTTCTTGCTTCCGATATGGAAGGCATCTACGAGAGTTTGGACAACGGTCAGTCGTGGCATCCCAAAGGCCACCTCAAACAAAACAGAGTGTATGCCGTGGCGGTTACCCCTGGCAATTCAAACAAAATGTTTGTAGGCACCTTATATGGTCTTGAGGTATCTAGCGATGGAGGAGATCATTTCGATTTGGTGGGTATTTCCAAAAAGTTTTCGATCGGCGCCATAGCGGTGAGTCCTTCCAATCCCAACCTGGTCATTGCGGCTGTAGGCTGGAGAGACGATGGGGATTTTGCTGGCAATTTTGGAATGTCTAAAAATGGACAAATCATCACCTACAGATCTACCAATGGCGGAAGCACCTGGCAGCAAGTGAATGTAGGCGGATCGTCCGAGCGAAATGTGTACAGCATCCAGTTCGAAAAAAACAATGCCAATGTAGCCTACATGGGTACTTCGCAAGGAGTGTTCAAAACCACCAACGGCGGTTCATCTTGGTTTGCCTTGGGAGGCAATCCCGGCACCAATACTGGTGTGGCGCTAAGTCCAAACGGCCAGACTTTGTACGGCACATTCAATCATGACCTCTATGTGACAAGTACCTCATCGATCAACTGGCAATTGAAAATGTCAGGATTGGATGGTAGTGCCAACTACTGGTATCCAGAAGTCGATCCTAGATCCACTGGATCATCTCACAAAGTAACGATGGCAATTCTAGGCAGCCGCCCAGGTCTGTACGAAGGCACCTTCAACTGGAGCGGCAACAACCTATCCAGCTATTCTTGGAAGAAAATCTGGGAAGGAGTAAGCGGGTATGATACGGGTTGGGATCAGGCCACGCCAAACCCGAGAGTGGCTCACTATACGCCTACTACCTGGTCTAGGGCGCTATGGTCTACCACCAATCAAACCATCTTTCAGGCAACACCAAATAGCTCGACTTGGGGCTGGAATTGGAACAACAAGTATTGTATTCCAAACAACAACTTCAACCTGGGTGGCAATCCTACCTATGCGAGTAGAGGCACGGCCAGTACCTATACCTACGATATTGCCATGCACGACAACTACATGATACAAACCATGGCCGACAATGGCTGGGTAGAAAGCTGGGATGGAGGCTACTCCTGGAGCAATATGCAAATGCGCTGGAAAGGCCAGCAGTCTGATGCCCAAAGTGTAGACATAGGCTATGACAATGGCAAGTACATCGCCATCACCGAATCAGCTCCTAGCTGCTATGGTGGCGCTTGTTTTACAGGCGGTCGACTTTGGACCAAAATATTGAATACGCATTCTCCGTCCGACGAATGGGTACAAGTAGCCAATAGTGTGAAAGGGGCAGGCGGCCAGATCAATGGCGGTCAGTACCGTGACATCGCCGTATCGCCAGTCAAACGAGATCGTGTGTTTGCCGCGAGCAACGACAACGGCGTGTACTTGATAGACGATCTGTGGGCTGCTGCCAATGGTGCTAGCAATCTGCAGTACATCGGTATGGCTGGTATCCGTACCAAGAAAATAGCCCCACACCCTACTAATGCAGACGTGGTATTCATCTCTTCTAATAGTGGTGGAGGCCAGGGTGTATACAAAGGACAAAAAAATGGAGGCAGCTGGAGTTTCAATAAAATCCTGGACGGATCAGGCTGGGATGCCGAAGTGGATGTGTGGGAGCACAATGGACAAGTATACCTCTTCTATTTTGGAAATATAGGGGGTGAATACAAAGGCATGCTATCCATGGATCAGGGCAACTCTTGGAACACCGTCATTACTTCGGCTACTGCCAAAGGACTGAATACGCCAAGCTGGTATGGACAGGTGTCTGGTGATTTTCGATTCCAAAGCAAGGGTGGAATAGCTGGGTATGACAATAAGATTATTGTCAACTATTATGACCACCGTCAGCAACAGACCTATGGCGTGTATCGTGGTACCATCAATGGTAGCAACAATGTGTCTTGGGAAAATTGGTCTGGAGATATTCACTTTGGTGGATTCACATCGGCAAGAGTAAAAGTAGCCTCCGATGGCAAGAGATATTTCATTGCGTCTACCGCAGGAGCGGGCGCAGTACGAAGAGAAATAGATGGGACGGGTACGATAGTGCCTACCAGCGTTTCTATCAGTGGATGTTCTGGCAGTGCATTATCTGTAGGAGCTACTATGAATCTCAATGAAACGGTGTCGCCTTCCAATGCCACCAACAAGTCTGTGAGCTGGAGCTCTAGCAATACCAGCGTGGCTACAGTGAGTAGTAGTGGACTAGTTACAGCGGTGGCAGCAGGGTCTGCCACCATCACCGTCACCACCAACAGCGGCAACAAAACGGCAACTTGCGGGGTGACCGTATCCGGTGGCTCTGGAGGAGGATGCTCCAATCCTAATTTGGTCAGCAATGGCGAATTTGATAGTGGCGTCTCCGACTGGAATCTGTATGTAAATACCGGCGCGAGCGCCAATGCTTCATCGTCGCAAGTCTCGGGCGCAGGATTGTCTGGGAGCCAAGCGGCTAAGGTGACCATTAGCAATGGTGGTGGTGGCAACAATGACGTACAGTTTTACAAGGTGATTGGTACGCTTCAGAGTGGAAAGACTTACACTGTTTCTTTCAAAGCCAAATCTTCGTCGAATCGAAGCATCACGGCCGGAATACTCAAAGACATTTCGCCTTGGACTGGGTACAAATACGAAACCATCAATTTGACTAATGCAGTGACGGATTACAGTTTTGAATTCGCCATGAGCGCCAACGAGAGCAATGCCAGAATTGACTTCTTTATGGGTGGAGGAAATCCTGATGTATGGATAGATGCGGTATTGGTTCAGGAAAAATGTGAAGGTGGCACAGGGCCAATTCTCCAGACAGGAGTGACTATTAGTGGCTGTTCGGGAAGTGCACTGAGCATAGGCGCTACCATGGATCTCGACGAGTCCGTTTCACCAAGCAATGCAGACGACAAGTCTGTGACGTGGAGCTCGTCCAATACGAGCGTAGCTACCGTAAATGGAAGTGGTGTGGTGACAGCTGTAGCGGCTGGTTCGGCCACCATCACCGTGACTACGAATAGCGCTAATAAAACGGCCAGTTGCAATGTGACAGTAAGCGCACCGAGTGGAGGTAATTCATTGACCATTCGAGCCAGACTCACTGGCGGCAGCAGTGATAATCTGCAAGTACGTGTAAATGACAATACGGTGCATACCTTCTCAATTTCAGGAAGCTCATTTGCTAATTATACGACTTCTCTTTCCATTGCCGGAAACCTAAAAATCTATTTTCCGGACAACGGAACAGATATCGAGGTGGATTATATCATTGTAGATGGGGTGACCTATCAGGCTGAAGATCAGCCTATCAATACCAGTGCTTGGCAGAATGGCTCTTGTGGAGGTGGTGGCTTTAGCCAATGGATGCATTGCCCAGGCTATATAGATTTTGGTAGCCTCAATGGAGGTGGATCTAATGTGTCCGTTTCAGGTGTGGTGATCGGCAATTGTAGTTCGCCTAGTTTATCTGTAGGAGCCACTTTCGATTTCAACGAGACCGTGTCGCCGTCCAATGCCACCAACAAGTCAGTGACCTGGAATTCGTCCAACACCAATGTGGCCACAGTGAATGGCAGCGGTGTAGTGACTACAGTATCTCCAGGTTCGGCCAATATTACGGTGGTGACTGCCGACGGCGGTTTTTCAGCGGGTTGTATGGTGACAGTCACTGGCGGAGGAGGTGCTTCTTCTTATCGCTATTTAAGAGTGACGGCTTATGGTACAGTACAGTTGGAATCTACCATTCAGCAAATTCACTGGCTAGTCGGTAGTGCAGACTATCCAAATCCCAAAATCACTTGGAATACGCAAGGACAGGTGACTTCCAGCAACAACGCCAGCAATGACTATGCGGCCTATGATAATACCAATGGTGGATGGGCTGTAGGCACGAGCTATCCGGCTTGGATCACGATCGACTTGGGTGCAGGCAATGAAATTCTGCCAACAGAAATCCAGATCAAAGCCAATGCGGCCAACAGAGGATTCTCTGCTTTCGATTGCCACGGATCCAATGACAACAGCAATTGGACGATGCTGCATAGCGAAAGCGGATTGACCAGTGCGGACTATCCCAATACCTGGGGAAACTTTAGTTTCGGTAGCAGTGGAAGACTGCGCGATGCTGAATCTGAAAAGTCAGCTGATTTGAACACCCAAGTGGTGTATCCAAATCCATTGAAACAGGGTCAAACGCTGACGATCCTTTTGCAAAAGTCAGCGCAGTTTGTCGAGATTATAACGCTACAAGGCAAAGAGGTCTTGAAAGTTGATGTGACTGGTCTGGATCAGTATCAAGTGCTGATCGATGAGCGCCACTTTACCAGCCGCGGATTATATCTGATCCGTATCAAGAGCGGAGATGACTTCATCACCAAAAAACTGTCTATTAAGTAG
- a CDS encoding glycoside hydrolase family 125 protein — protein MKRRDFIIKNGIAATGLSVLPSISLASDGLATDEKYVSNRPPKNKRTFTSTAIENEIKSIKKKIADDELAWLFENCYPNTLDTTVDYEVIDGKPDTFIITGDIDAMWLRDSTAQVWPYMSLINKDEGIKKLVAGLINRQVKCILKDPYANAFYKDLTKESHWKSDQPSPISGVHERKWEIDSLCYVVRLSEGYYRATGDASIFDSDWDEAMRTVYDVLRTEQRKDGESPYRFKRVSYGMIDAPVFDGTGRPIKPVGLIVSAFRPSDDATMYPFLIPSNIFAAISLRQLHGLYTNVRKEPAFASDCLAFANEVDAAIKQYAIAEHLDFGQIYAYEVDGFGNKLYMDDANVPSLMSLAYLDDQYKSDPIYTNTRNFLLSENNPYFLKGTAAEGQASPHTGKEKIWPMGIILRAMTSTDDQEITNCLKMLKATHADTGFMHEAFHKDDPTDFNRSWFAWANTLFGELIVKIHTERPHLLKQTF, from the coding sequence ATGAAAAGAAGGGATTTTATCATTAAAAATGGGATAGCCGCTACAGGCCTTAGTGTACTGCCAAGCATCAGTTTGGCTTCAGATGGGTTGGCAACGGACGAAAAATATGTGTCTAATCGGCCGCCGAAAAACAAGCGAACATTTACGAGTACGGCAATCGAAAATGAAATCAAATCCATTAAAAAGAAAATAGCCGACGACGAACTCGCCTGGCTTTTCGAAAATTGCTACCCCAATACCTTGGACACTACGGTGGACTATGAAGTAATCGATGGTAAGCCAGATACCTTCATTATCACTGGCGATATAGATGCGATGTGGCTCCGCGATAGCACGGCCCAGGTATGGCCGTACATGAGTTTGATCAATAAAGATGAGGGCATAAAAAAGCTGGTGGCGGGCTTGATCAACAGACAAGTGAAATGCATCCTAAAAGACCCTTATGCCAATGCCTTTTACAAAGACCTGACTAAAGAATCTCATTGGAAAAGTGACCAGCCATCGCCCATATCTGGCGTACATGAGCGCAAGTGGGAGATCGATTCGCTTTGCTATGTGGTGCGGTTGTCCGAAGGATATTATCGTGCTACTGGTGATGCGTCGATATTCGATAGCGACTGGGATGAAGCCATGCGCACGGTGTATGATGTGCTGCGTACCGAGCAGCGCAAAGACGGAGAATCACCCTATCGCTTCAAACGCGTATCCTATGGCATGATCGATGCCCCTGTATTCGACGGTACCGGTAGACCGATCAAACCTGTGGGGCTGATTGTGTCGGCTTTTCGTCCTTCAGACGATGCCACCATGTATCCCTTTTTGATTCCGTCTAATATTTTTGCGGCCATCTCATTGCGTCAGCTGCATGGCCTATATACCAATGTGCGCAAGGAGCCAGCTTTTGCGTCTGATTGTTTGGCATTCGCCAATGAAGTGGATGCTGCGATCAAACAATACGCCATTGCGGAGCATCTGGATTTCGGTCAGATATATGCCTACGAGGTAGATGGCTTTGGCAATAAACTCTATATGGACGATGCGAATGTGCCTTCTTTGATGTCCTTGGCTTATTTGGACGATCAGTATAAAAGCGATCCGATATACACTAACACCAGAAATTTCTTGCTGAGTGAAAACAACCCGTATTTTTTGAAAGGGACGGCAGCAGAAGGCCAAGCCAGTCCACATACTGGCAAAGAGAAAATTTGGCCCATGGGAATCATACTCCGCGCCATGACGAGCACGGATGATCAAGAAATTACGAATTGTTTGAAGATGCTAAAGGCCACACATGCCGATACTGGCTTTATGCATGAGGCTTTTCATAAGGATGATCCCACGGATTTCAACAGGTCTTGGTTTGCCTGGGCCAATACGTTGTTTGGTGAGCTCATCGTAAAGATCCATACCGAACGGCCACATTTGCTAAAACAGACCTTTTAG
- a CDS encoding helix-turn-helix domain-containing protein, with protein sequence MLEIISQSLYIWAILQGLMIALAILLNHRLYASKLYVIFFLLAAVETFFQYMYSHSASAYKLTLYMFTYECANLLYGPIVFLALLKNLKKPLIGLKSWLHFIPALIFLIHYFVDFVIPYYPLKFNDWVGTDANIAWLIACAISLLAYFAYAMYLLKNQTYAKFNVLIKPLLIFLMIKGINAIIAALYIPVYTMKFEWYYETLFLKDLVFIGSNSYMIYVTIFLIFKRESIIGDDRSSTHHPAFIEDHKDTISNLEKLMKESQVFVQPDLSKEKLAKMLEVQPYILSRIINEGYGKSFWDYINESRVELAKEMLLKNDEKMLAIAIKCGYNSESVFYKNFRKIAGQTPKKIQAQMRKSEMD encoded by the coding sequence ATGCTTGAAATAATAAGTCAGAGCCTTTATATATGGGCCATATTGCAAGGGCTTATGATTGCATTGGCCATTTTATTAAACCATAGGCTATATGCATCTAAGCTTTATGTGATTTTTTTCTTGCTCGCGGCCGTTGAGACATTTTTTCAATACATGTATTCTCATAGTGCATCGGCCTATAAGCTTACCTTGTACATGTTTACATATGAGTGTGCCAACCTCTTATATGGGCCTATTGTCTTTCTAGCACTTTTAAAGAATTTGAAAAAACCATTGATCGGTTTGAAGTCTTGGCTACACTTTATACCAGCACTTATTTTTTTGATCCATTATTTTGTTGACTTTGTTATACCGTATTACCCATTAAAATTCAATGATTGGGTAGGTACTGATGCGAATATAGCATGGCTAATAGCATGTGCGATCTCCTTGCTTGCGTACTTTGCTTATGCTATGTATTTGCTCAAAAATCAGACATACGCAAAATTCAATGTACTCATCAAGCCATTACTTATCTTCTTGATGATCAAAGGTATAAATGCGATAATAGCTGCTTTATATATTCCAGTTTATACCATGAAATTCGAATGGTATTATGAAACGTTGTTTCTGAAAGATTTGGTTTTCATAGGAAGTAATTCATACATGATATACGTCACAATTTTTCTTATTTTCAAAAGAGAATCTATCATTGGCGATGATCGTTCTAGTACCCATCATCCTGCTTTCATTGAAGACCATAAAGACACGATTAGTAACCTAGAAAAGCTCATGAAAGAATCTCAGGTATTTGTCCAACCAGACTTGAGTAAAGAGAAGCTAGCCAAAATGCTTGAAGTACAGCCTTATATACTATCTCGGATTATCAACGAGGGTTATGGTAAATCTTTTTGGGATTATATCAATGAATCGAGAGTAGAATTGGCCAAGGAAATGCTTCTTAAAAACGATGAAAAAATGCTAGCTATCGCTATCAAATGTGGGTACAATTCGGAATCTGTGTTTTACAAAAATTTCAGAAAAATAGCTGGTCAAACACCTAAAAAAATACAAGCGCAAATGCGCAAGTCAGAAATGGACTGA